One stretch of Labrenzia sp. CE80 DNA includes these proteins:
- a CDS encoding MarR family winged helix-turn-helix transcriptional regulator: protein MADKITPLVRRPTIRGLLQDVWGQLDERMIELRQGTGLDVVRPSDANLFMMICRHPRTISELARHRGVTRQSVHAAVQRLMEAGALSLEPVPGSKRDKMPVPTERGQAARRQAHKLVDQLEEEIAIKLGKEKLETLRSILLDLVE, encoded by the coding sequence TTGGCTGACAAAATTACCCCATTGGTTCGGCGCCCCACCATTCGCGGCCTGTTGCAGGACGTCTGGGGCCAGCTGGATGAGAGAATGATTGAACTACGTCAGGGAACAGGCCTTGATGTCGTGCGCCCGTCCGACGCCAATCTGTTCATGATGATTTGCCGCCACCCCCGGACCATTTCCGAATTGGCTAGGCATCGCGGCGTCACACGCCAGTCTGTCCATGCGGCCGTTCAACGCCTGATGGAAGCTGGCGCGCTTTCGCTTGAACCGGTTCCCGGCAGCAAACGGGACAAAATGCCGGTTCCGACCGAACGGGGGCAAGCCGCGCGCCGACAAGCGCATAAACTTGTCGATCAACTCGAAGAGGAAATCGCCATCAAACTAGGCAAGGAAAAGCTCGAAACCTTGCGCAGTATCCTGCTGGATTTGGTCGAGTAG
- a CDS encoding alpha/beta fold hydrolase, which yields MSPKKSLAACLLFGICLVQPAYAQEVDGTRFRAPEEGSWYHAIEPRSWLHVGGDLAEIEATLLTIEESAAPGEVPDDPTRRGAGSWIGEWQAAGERAFGEAEAIAETGDDDRAEARYMAAMSYFLRASSPHTNDPEQRAALAQAQLAYEKAGQYLPVPLQKLEISQDDGVFTGLLHLPEGDGPFPVVVVSMGSDVTKEELLPYFTKQLSLRGIAMVSIDMPGIGSSASYSFSPDLDKLHAATVEHLKALPQIDAKNIFVQGASFGGTPVARIWAARPELDLAGVVYMCGPLHRPFMAPPEAYSHFPAFTMDGVRTRFGLAPHAGFDEIAEFARTLSFKKQGLFDGGKIKTPILAVLTNDDPVAPIEDLEALLARAEDRLTIVYDEPGHCPQRDTREATAASWILEKIR from the coding sequence ATGAGTCCGAAAAAATCTTTAGCGGCCTGTCTGTTATTCGGGATCTGTCTGGTCCAGCCCGCATATGCACAGGAAGTTGACGGCACCCGGTTCCGAGCGCCTGAAGAAGGCAGCTGGTATCATGCCATCGAACCGAGAAGCTGGCTCCATGTTGGCGGCGATCTGGCTGAAATCGAGGCAACCCTGTTGACAATCGAGGAGAGTGCCGCACCGGGCGAGGTCCCGGACGATCCGACCCGACGAGGTGCTGGTAGCTGGATCGGAGAATGGCAGGCGGCGGGAGAGAGAGCTTTCGGCGAGGCCGAAGCGATCGCCGAAACTGGCGACGACGATAGGGCTGAAGCCCGCTATATGGCAGCGATGAGTTACTTTCTCAGGGCTTCTTCACCGCACACCAATGATCCGGAACAGCGGGCGGCGCTGGCGCAGGCACAGCTGGCCTATGAAAAAGCGGGACAGTATCTGCCAGTACCACTGCAGAAGTTGGAAATTTCTCAGGATGATGGCGTGTTCACGGGACTGCTTCATTTGCCAGAAGGAGATGGTCCGTTTCCGGTAGTCGTGGTCTCAATGGGGTCCGATGTGACCAAGGAGGAGTTGCTGCCATATTTCACCAAGCAACTGTCGTTACGCGGCATTGCCATGGTCAGTATTGACATGCCTGGAATCGGCAGTTCCGCTTCGTATTCCTTTTCGCCAGATCTGGACAAGCTGCATGCTGCAACTGTGGAGCATCTGAAGGCGCTGCCGCAAATCGACGCGAAGAACATTTTTGTTCAGGGCGCAAGCTTTGGTGGCACTCCTGTCGCGCGGATCTGGGCAGCTCGCCCGGAGCTTGATCTGGCCGGCGTTGTTTACATGTGTGGCCCGTTGCACCGGCCATTTATGGCTCCTCCCGAGGCCTACAGTCACTTCCCGGCGTTCACAATGGACGGTGTTCGCACGCGTTTCGGCCTTGCCCCGCATGCCGGGTTTGACGAAATCGCCGAATTTGCCCGTACGCTGTCGTTCAAGAAACAGGGCCTGTTCGACGGGGGAAAGATCAAAACACCAATCCTCGCCGTGTTGACCAATGATGATCCGGTTGCCCCGATAGAGGACCTAGAAGCACTTTTGGCGCGTGCTGAAGATAGGCTTACCATCGTCTATGATGAGCCCGGACACTGCCCTCAGCGTGACACCCGCGAGGCGACAGCGGCGAGTTGGATCCTCGAAAAGATCCGCTAG